The Desulfobacterales bacterium nucleotide sequence CGATTCATGCCGATGTTTCGCGACGGATGTGGCATTCCCTCTGGCCCCAGCGCAGCGAAGTGGAGGTTCCCATCGGGCATATCACCAACGGCGTACATGTGCTTTCCTGGATTGCGCCCCAGATGTATAAATTGTTTGAGATGCGACTGGGGTCCGACTGGCCGACCCGGATGACCCACCCCGATATCTGGGAGAAAGTCTATGACATCGATGACGGCGAACTTTGGGAAACGCACCAGATCTTGAATATGCGCCTGGTAAATTTTGTCCGACGGCGGCTGCAAGTTGCGGCAAAACGGCTGGGCGACCAGGAAACAATCGATAAAATCGACCAGATTCTGGACCCTGATATTTTAACCATCGGCTCGGCCCGGCGCCTGGCAACCTATAAACGCGGCGATTTGATTTTTTCCCAGCTTGATCGGTTGGCCCGGCTGATAACCGATCCAAAGCGGCCGATCCAGATTGTTTTTGCCGGAAAAGCGCACCCGCGGGATGACGAAGGCAAAAAGATTCTGCAGCGAATCATGGGACACACCCGGAATCCGGCGTTCAAAAATCGAATCGTTTTTGTTGAAGACTATGATTACAATGTGGCCCGCCACCTGGTGCAGGGGGTCGACGTCTGGCTGAATACGCCGCGGCGGCCCTTGGAGGCTTGCGGCACCAGCGGCCAAAAGGTGATCCTCAACGGTGGGTTGAACCTGTCCATCTTGGATGGATGGTGGAATGAGGCGTATAACGGCCAAAATGGATTTGCCATCGGCCGTGGCGGGATGCATAATGACCCCAACATTCAGTACCAGAGAGATGCGGAGTTTCTTTACGATGTCTTGGAGAAGGAAGTGATTCCGCTCTACTATGAGCGGGAGGCGGACGGCATCCCCCACCAGTGGATCAGACAAATCAAATCGTCCATGCAAAGCCTCGGCTGGCGCTTTAGTGCAGACCGGATGGTCACGGACTATGCCATGCGGTTTTATCTGCCTGCGGCCGGATCAAAGTCAGCCGATACTGTATAGACCATGAAACAGCTGATATCTTTCCCTCGGATTGCGGCGGGTCTTGTGACAATGTCCGCCCTAGTGGTCGCCTTCGGCCCGGGCGTTATGCCGGCAACAAATGCCCGGGCATTGGGTCTGACCATTTTCACCATCGGATTTTGGGCAACCGGGGTTCTCCCCGAATATTTGACGTCGCTCGTTTTTTTCGTGCTGGCGATGCTTTTTTCCGTGTCGCCGGGCTATGTGGTGTTTTCCGGTTTTGCATCCTCGGTGGTGTGGCTGGTTTTCGGCGGGTTGCTGCTGGGAGTGGCGATCAAGCGAACCGGTTTGGGCGAACGCATTGCCAACCAACTGGCCTTGAAATTCGGTAAGACCTACGGCAGCATCATCATCGGGATGGTGGTGGTGGGGATGGCGCTCAGCTTCCTGATACCGGCGACGGTAAGCCGGGTGATACTCTTAACCCCGATTGCATCGGCGCTGGCAGCGCGGTTTGGCTTTAGGGAGGGGTCTAAAGGGTATACGGGCATCATCATGGCGGCTGTTTTCGGTACGTTTTTGCCCGCCTTTTCCGTTCTTCCGGCCAATGCGCCCAATCTGGTCATGGCCGGTTCCGCCGAGACCCTCTATGGAATTACCACGATCTACGGTGAATATCTCTGGCTTCATTTTCCGGTGTTGGGGCTGCTCAAAGCCGTGTTGCTCATCGGACTGATCCTGGGGCTCTATCCCGACACCCCCCGTTTAAACATACCCAATGAAGTCAGCCATACGCCCCTGTCTGTTGATGAAAAAAGACTTGCCGTCATTTTAACACTTACCATCGGATTCTGGCTGACGGATTTCTGGCATCATATTTCGCCCGCCTGGATCGGGCTGTCTGCCGGGGTGGTCTGTCTGCTGCCCGTATTCAGACTGGTGCCGACAGAGGGGTTCAGGCACGAGGTCAACTACGGGACGGTGTTTTTTCTTGCCGGGATCATCGGGTTCAGCGCCATGCTGCGGGACTCAGGTGTCGGCGACCATCTTGCAAAATTTCTGCTGGCGGTATTCCCCCTTGCACCGGATTCGCCGGTGCTGAATTATATCACCATCATCATTGCAACGTTCTTAACCGGCATTGCAACCACCTTGCCGGCGGTGCCGGCGGTGTTGACGCCGCTGGCGGGCCAAATGGCCCAGGCCGCTGCCCTGCCGGTTGAAACCGTGTTAATGATTCAGGTCATCGGTTTTTCCCTATTGCTGTTTCCGTATCAGGCCCCCCCGGTAGTACTGGCAATTCAAATGGGCGGATTGAAACCCAAAGCCGTCGTTCATTTTTTAATTCTTGTGACAATTGCGAGCGGTTTGTTTTTGTTGCCGATTAATTTTCTGTGGTGGCGTTTTATAGGTTGGATTTAACCAGAAGCCTTTTGAACTCGAACAAAATTGAACATTTTTCAAAGGTCTCTTAGCGCAGGTTTTGGGCAGGTAAGAACTACGCACTTTTAAGGTGTGAAAATATCTGTATTCAACGGCAATAACGAATCAGCGTTCGACTACCCGCGAAGAAATCCCCCTCGCGCTTAATTCGTCGGAGAGTTTTTCAGCGTTTTTCAAGCTGACATGGGCGCCCACATACAAACTCAGTTTGCCGTTGTCATCCATAATGACATAGGGCGAGTAACCACTTTCCGCAATCAGCCGGCGCTTGGGTTGCAAATCGTCTTCAGAGGCATAAGTGCCGATCAGGTTTGCATATCGGGTTTCTTCGGGCCGGACATCCGTTAGCGATTTAACTTCTATAATTCTCCGGGCTGATGCCAGATTGTTATAGTAACCGATAAAAACGCGATACCAAGTTCCCTTTTCTCCCAGGTCCACCGATGTCCAGTAGGCTTCCAATCCCATTTTACGATAGGCTTCAATCGCCTCCCGGGTGGCCGTCAGGGTTCGGTAGGAGCCGTCATGAAGCGAGTAGGGATAGGAGGATGTCGATGTTTGTGGGTTGGTACCGATAATCTTCCAGTCGGAGGCCTCTTTTTGCAGGACAAGGACCTGGTTTGAAGTGTCTGCATAATTCGAGGATTGATAGGCCTGGGTAAACCTGGCCTCATATCGGCCGTTTCCCAGGGGGCCAATTATATTGATTTTGTCCAGTGTAATACGGATCCACGCTTTTCTCCGGTTTTTTTCAGCCTTGTTCCGCCGCCATTTGTTTTTGTCGAGGCCGTTTGAGGTAAAACCTTCGGCGTAAAAAGACATAAAGGCGTCCGTGTCTCCTTTTTCTCCCGCGCTCTTTTCCCAGGCTGTTTTCCATTCTTGTAAAAAATCTTTTATTTCATCGGCGGCATTTTTGGCAGGCGTGGTCGGCGGTGCCGATTTTTTCTCATGAGCCGGGGTTGCAGTAGGGGGAACGTCAGGTTGGCTTACAGCGGGTTCGGGCCGTTTTGGAATGGTTTGCGCGGTTGGCGGAGTTGGTTTTGTTTCAGGAGCCTTTGCGGGCGGTTTTATAATTTTATTAACTGTCGGCGCTGCAACGGGTTGACTCTGGCGGGACGGATCTTGAGTTTGAAAAAAAGTGAGCAAAGCGATCATCCCTCCAACAAGAATGATTCCGCCTATGGCCAGCTTCAGCACGATAGATTTTTTTTTGCCTTGCTTTGGGTCGGATTTTTTCGATTCTTTTTTCGATTCAACCGGTTTGGCCGGGACCGGTGTTTTGATGTCTTTGATTGGAGAAATTTTTTCAGGCCTTGGGCCAGATTTGGTTTTTGAAATGATGGGTTTTTCTTTTGGGTCCTTACCGGCGGGAATCTTGTCTGCCGGTTTTTTCACCGCTGCTGCGTTTGCCGGCCTTTGTTCCTTTATCTGGAGCTTACCGGGCAGGTCGGATTTTGTTTTTAACTTGTCGGCAGTTTCCGCCTTGGTCGGTTTGCTGCTGTCGGTTTTCTTTCTCGATTCTTCTATCTCATTGGGGTGGATCGGTTGAAAGGATCCGAGTTCTAAGGGTTTCTGTTTTATCTGGCCGGAGACGCTCTTGCCGACCGGCTTTATTTCAGGTTTTTGAGGTGCCGGTGCTGCCGGTTTCACTGTCGGCGTTTTCGGGGCTTTGGAATCCGGAACTGCAATCGGTGCCGGTTTCGATTTTTCAACAGGCGAGGGCTGTGGTTTTTTCCCAACGGTTGGCGCTTTGGCAATGGGCGCTGATTGCGCTTTTTTGATGGAGGGTAAGGGCTCTTTCTGCTTTTGAACGGTTGTCTTTATAGAATCGGTCGCCGCGGGTGCAATTTTCCCCGGAGCTGAAGCGTCGGCTTCTTTTTTTGGGGGGGCAGCCGGAGGGGACGGCGCCACAGTTTTGACCTCCTCCGCCTTGTCTTTGACGGGATCTGCCGTTTTAGGGACGGTAGAAGTTTCTTTGATATCATCAAAAGGCGACTTGATTATTTGATGATCTTCAGCCTCTTCGGCTTCTTTTTCGTCAAACCCAAACAAATCATCCAGCTTGCTATCGAGTTCATCCAGGAGGCCTTTCGTCTTGGCGGTATCGGTATCTGTCTTATCGCCCTTTGCCGGGGGTGAACCGCCGGGTTTGGCGGAGGTTTTCAGCTTTTTATCAACGTCTTTGTTACTTTCTGTCAATTAGCATTCTCCTTAAACAAAAAAACAATTATATCAAAATATTATACATATAATGGTCAAAAAGTTTGCCCGTATTTAATAACATATAAGCATCAGATCTTCAAATATTATATGATTACATATTATTTGTCTGGATTTTAATGATAATATGTTTATATTTTCTTTTAAACGGGGTTGTTACGTCAGTTGTAACGGGTATAAAAACAAACCCCAGTAATTCCGTTCTTCTTAATATCCTTAGTGAGCGTTATGGGAAAAAGGGGAAATCGGCATAGCGGAATTTTAAATGAGGAAGAAAGACATTGTGGGATAATTCAGTCCGCGAGCTGTTTATTTTTAAAAGGAGGTACGAATCATGGAAGAAAAAACATTGTCAATTTTCAATATAACCTGCGGCCATTGTGTAAATGCGATCAAAAATGAATTGAGCGAGATAGATGGGGTCAAAGAGGTAATTGGATCTCCCGAAAACAAAAATATTACGGTGAAATGGGATCTCCCGGCAACCCTTGATAAGATCAAGGCGGCCCTGAAAGAAATCAACTATCCCGCCGTGTAATGGAAAATGGCGGATCTGCCGTTTCCCGGCGGACCGGCTGTAACGGAAAAGAGGTGATTTAGATGGCGGAACAGAATGTATCTTTGCCGATAACCGGAATGACGTGTGCCAATTGTGCTGCCAATATCGAAAGAGGGTTTAAAAAGCTTAACGGCATTAAAGCGGCGGCGGTAAATTTTGCATCCGAACAGGCCGCTGTTACATTTGATCCGGTAAAGCTGCAGGTGAAAGATATTGTCGAAAATATTCATAAATCCGGATATGCTGTGGCAACGGCAAAAGTAGAACTGCCGATAACCGGCATGACCTGCGCCAATTGTGCGGGCAACATAGAAAGGGCCCTGAACCGGAAGGTGCCCGGCGTTTTAAATGCGGCGGTGAATTTTGCATCCGAAAGAGCGTCCGTCGAATATCTGCCGTCGCTGGCGACCGTGGATGATATCATCGGCGCTATTCAAAAGGCCGGCTATGGGGCCATTGCCCCGGACGACCTTATGGACGGTGAAGATGCCGAACAGGCCGCCCGAAACGCCGAGATAAGAGACCAGACCCGTAAGTTTATTGCCGGCGCCGTATTTGCGCTGCCGCTGTTTACCCTGAGCATGCTGCGGGATTTTAATCTGATCGGCCCCTGGGGTCATGCCGCCTGGGTCAACTGGCTGTTCCTGTTCCTGGCCACCCCGGTCCAGTTTTATACGGGCTGGGATTATTATGTCGGTGGGATCAAGAGTCTCAGAAACAAGAGCGCCAATATGGATGTTCTCATCGCGCTGGGGTCTTCCGTGGCTTATTTTTATTCGCTGGCTGTTTTACTGCTTCCGCACGTCGGCGAGCATGTCTATTTTGAAACATCCGCCGTCATCATCACCCTGATCAAACTGGGTAAGCTTCTCGAAGTTCGCACAAAGGGCAAAACCGGCGGAGCGATTCGAAAGCTGATGGGCCTGCAGCCTAAAACGGCAACCGTCATCGTCAACGGCGACGAACAGGAAATTCCCCTTACCCGTGTCAAGGCCGACGACACGGTCATTGTCCGGCCGGGTGAAAAGATACCGGTGGATGGGGTTGTATTGGAGGGTTTATCGGCCGTAGACGAATCCATGCTGAGCGGTGAACCGATTCCGGTGGACAAAAATCCTGGCGATAAAGTGGTGGGCGGTACGATCAACGGCCACGGGCTGATTAAATTTAAGGCAACCCGTGTCGGTAAGGAAACCGCTTTGGCCCAGATTATCAAACTGGTACAGGAGGCCCAGGGGAGTAAAGCACCCATCCAGGCAATAGCCGACCGGGTATCGGCCATTTTTGTTCCTACTGTTATCGCCATTGCGGTTATCACGTTCGGGTTGTGGTGGGGTATCACCGGTGACTTTGTACCGGCCATGATCCGGATGGTGGCTGTCCTGGTGATCGCGTGCCCGTGTGCGCTGGGTCTTGCCACGCCCACTGCCATCATGGCCGGAACCGGCAAGGGCGCTGAAAACGGGATCCTATTTAAAAAAGGGGAAGCCCTTGAAAACGCCACCAAGCTGGACACCATTGTACTGGATAAAACCGGCACCATCACCATTGGAAAGCCGGCAGTTGCCGATGTGCTTTCGTTTGATCCCGTGTACCAGACACCCGAATCATTTTTAAAACTGGCAGCCTCGCTGGAAAGAGGCTCTGAGCATCCGTTGGGCAAAGCCATTGTCAATGAAGCCAAGTCAAAGGGCCTCAAACTCTGGGACCCGGAGGGGTTCAAGGCCTCCGGCGGTTTCGGGGTAGAGGCGCGGGTTGACGGGCATTCCGTCAAGCTGGGAAAGCCCAAATGGTTCGATGAATTAAACATCGATATCAGCCAGGCAAAAGATAAAATCGAATCCCTGCAAGGGGAAGGAAAGACCGTGATGGTTCTCGTCCGTGAGGATGCCCTGTCAGGCCTGATAGCAGTTTCGGACATGTTAAAGCCGGAATCCGCAGAAGCTATCCGGCAGTTGCACGAGCAAAACCTGAAGGTGGTGATGCTGACCGGCGATAATATTCAGACCGCCAAGGCAATTGCCTTACAGGTTCACATCGATGAGATTTTTGCGGAAGTGCGGCCGGAGGAAAAATCCTTGAAAATCAAGGAGCTCCAGAATAAAAAAGAAAACGTCGGCATGGTGGGAGACGGCATCAACGATGCCCCGGCCCTGGCCCAGGCCGATATCGGCATCGCCATTGGTACCGGGACGGATGTGGCCATCGAATCCGGCGACGTGATCCTGTCCAGCGGCAGCCTGACCGGGGTATCCAAGGCCATCGCCCTCAGCCGCAAAACCATGCGCACCATCCGGCAGAATCTTTTCCTGGCATTCTTTTATAATGTTGTGCTGATTCCGGTGGCAGCCGGCGTCCTGGCGCCGTTTGCGTTTTTCCCCATGGCGCTAAAACAGCTTCATCCGATTCTCGCGGCCCTGGCAATGGCCATGAGCAGCATATCCGTGGTGTCTAACAGCTTAAGACTGTATCGAGCAAAAATTGAATAACCTTTTAATGAAAGAGGGTTCAGTTTTTTGAAATCCATAACTGCCGAAGAATCAAAAAGGAATCGATGACAAAAACGGTTCCAAAAAGCATGCCGCCGGGGATATGCAGCCAGAAAAAGGCGGGATGGATGAATACTTTTAGCCAAACGGAGGCCAGATCGACACCCACGCCGATAAAGGGTAGAACGACTAGCCAGGTGCGGACCTTTGTGCTGAGATCGAGAAAAAGAACGATTCCACCCATTAAAATAAAGATCAAACTCATCCCGAACAAATGAATATGGACAAATTTGAGAGCGAAAATGAATTCGTCGGTTTGATAAAAAGGTTTTTTACTTCGTTTTGATTCATCGGCCCTGTCTCCCGAAACCATTAATCTCCAGTGAAATTCGAGCCCATGTATTCGCCTTTTTGAGAAAAAAAGATATAGACCGATTTGGGTTCTCCTTTGGCGCGACTGAACTTTACAACGAACCCTTCTTGATTGTCGATGGTTTTTTTGAACACGTTTAGATTTTCCAGGTCAATCTCCCAGCTTTCATCAAGCTTATCGCTGACAACCAGGCGATCGTAGAGTTCGACCCCTTTTTTTACAGCCATAAGGGCAGAAAATTCCATTTCATCATGGCCTTTGGGGCCATGGGCAACCGCAAGGGCCGTGAAGAATAAAAACAAAACACTCAACCAAATGCGTGTGGCTTTATGTCTTATGATATTGTCAAATTGAATCATAAGGCCTCCTTAACCGATAAGATATCAGGATTTATATGCAACAAATTACTACATTAAAATAAACCCTGTCAAAAATATGTCAAATTGCCTGCGGCGGTGTTTTGATATTGCAGTGGTTCATATCATCTGGTCATTCATATTTTTCTGACATAATAATTACGCATCATGCCCATATCTTCATGCTCCAGATTGTGGCAGTGATACAGGAACAGGCCGGGATAGTCCTCGAATCGGACCAGCAGCTTAACCCGCTCGCCGGGCATCAGCAAGACGGTATCCTTCCAGCCTTCGTCCACATAGCCGCGGTGTTTCACGCCGCTGCGACCCAGAACCTGGAACTGCATGCCGTGGATATGAATGGGGTGGGGCATGTCCATGGCCCCCATCATTCCCATCCCGCCGGGTTCGTTAACAAACTCCCAGACATCGAGGGTGTTTAACTGCACGATTTCGTCATCTGCGACTTCTTCCATACGGAATGTGCGACCATTAATGGTCCAGTTCATATGATTCAAAAGCAGACGGAATGTGCGGGGGGAGCCGGAATTGACCGCGGCACTCTCCTGGTAGCGCTGGATAGCTGAAAATCGCTGGGGCAAAACCAGAGTTTCTTTTTCCTTGCGGTCGACCTGTACCTTGAACACGGTAAAAGGGTACCCGTTCGGTAGCAGGGCGCTGCCTCCCATCATGCCGCGTCCCCTTCCGCCGCCGTTCAAGGTGCCCGCATCAAAGGACAGGCTCACCATGGCCGGGTCAGATCCCACCGGATATTTGCTGAAGTCGGCCCAGAGTTCAATCCGCTCCGCCGGTCCCAGCATGACGTAATTTTTTTGAACCGGCTTTTCCAGCAGACCGCCGTCGCTTCCGATCACCACGAGGGGGCTGCCGTCTTCCCAGGCAAGCTTGTAGACGCGGGAATTGGATCCGTTGAGGAGGCGCAGACGGTATGCCCGGGTGGCCACCGACAGCGTGTATTCCGGTTTTCCATTCACCAGGATGCGATCTCCCAACAGACCGGTCATCCGTTCCATCATATTCTGGACGGGGTATGACAGTTGATTATTGCCGTCAAAAATGCGGTCCTGAATAACCAGGGGGATGTCATATGGGTCCGCCGGCAATGCGACGGACTTTTCTTCGTCATCGGAAACAATAAAAAGTCCGGCCAGGCCGCCGTATACCTGGTGGCCGGTGCGACCATGGGGATGAGGGTGATACCAGTACATGCCGGCGCGATTGCGCACCTCAAATTCATAAACGTAGTTTTCGCCGCGGGGGATGACATAGCGGGGGTGCCCGTCCATGTCGGCCGGGACATGCAGGCCATGCCAGTGGATAATGGACGGGTCAGGTATTCTATTTTGAAAATGGATCCGGACTTTCTGTCCCTTTTGAATCCGGATGGTGGGCCCCAGATATGTGTTGTCGTTGTTGGTCATGTTGTCTTGTTTTCCCCTCAACAGTTTGCCCGTATACTTCCACACGTGAGTCGGCCTGCCGGCCATGATCTGAGCCTGGTCCGGGGCTGCTGTCAAAGCGATCTCAACATCCGGAACAAACGCCGGGCTGATTGCCGTTGCCGCAGATGCGACGGGAAGGTTTAAAAATCCCCCGGGAACACCAGCTAAACAGCCCAATGCTCCCGCAGAGCTAAGTTGTAAGAACTTTCGTCGATTGATCATGATATGCCTCAATGGATATGGAGTCGTTGTTTGGCCGTTTAAGATATACTACATGGTAGGCATTATCATGTGACAGTCAAGAAGAAGATCCAACTATTAATGAAGGTGGCAGCCGATAAAGGGGAAGGGTTCAGGCATTTAAATGCAGCAATTTTGTCAATCAGCTCATTTCAGCCTTTTGGCCTAAATCAACGGTGGAAAATATAAAGGCGGCACAGGCAAACAGCACGGCGACATATAAAAGGGTCGCGCGCATGCCGCTGTATTGATAGAGCGCCCCGGCAATTAAGGGAGAAACAGCTCCCATCAGATAACGGGTCAGCGATTGTACCCCGAGGATGGTTGTTGCCACACGGTTGCCGGCAATATCAAGGATTGTGGCCGACACAAGGGAGTAATCACTGCGGATGCTGAAACCCAGCAAAACGATCAAGAGCGTAAATATCGCGCCTTTGCCGAAAAAGGCCATCAGGGTAATGAGCAGGCATGAGTAGAGCAGCGCAGGCACCAGCACCTGTTTTCTGCCCCAGCGATCGGAAAGGTGTCCCATCAGCGGGCTGGCCACAATACCGATGGCCCAGAGCAGGCCGAAATGAAATCCGATGGATTTTGAAGAAAAGCCGAGCTGCTCCTTCATAAACAGGGGCAGAAAGGTTACGATTACAGCGAAACACATGCCGCGGAATCCGGCCACAAAGTTCACCCGCCAGAGATGGGTTCGTTTCAGAATATCTTTTGTAATGGCCAGCTGCTCTTTAAAATCAGCTTTTTTTTCAACATGTGATTCCGGCGTTTTATTTTTTGTTTTATCAATTATAAAAAAGGTATAATAAATCCAACCGGCCATGATCAGCGGAACGATGAAGTACATGGACAGGATGCTTTGCCAGGAAATAAAGCCGAGAAGGAGTCCGGTTAAGACCGGCCCGAAAATATCTCCCATACTGCCGCCGGAGCCGTGAATCGCAAGGGCGGCGCCGCGATGATTTGAAAACTGCAACCCGAGCTCGGCCAAAGAGGGCAGGTGCCAGATCGAACCGGCAATGGCCAGGATGATCATGCCCACAAGAACAAAACCATAAAACGGCGCAACACTGATCAGCAGCCAGCCAAGACCGAAAACAACCATGCAGGCCGCCATCAGCAGGGCGCGATGCCGGCGCAGGTAATCGGACAGGATGCCGCCCGGCAGAGACGACAGGCCGGCAGCCAATTCATGGGCGGTCATAATGGCGCCCAGCTGAATCGGGCTGATTCCAAAACTGGTTTTGACCGCCGGGAGCATGACGGAAAAACTTTGCGACATAAAATGAAACGTTGCGTGGGCAAAGAAAAAACAGGTCAGTATCAGATAGCTTCCCTGTCTGATGCCGGCGCCGCTAGTGAAAACAGTCTCAGAATGGTTTTCGTTTTTCATCTTTTGTGTGTCCTTTAAACCAAGAATAGCGTCCCGATGACGACTGAAATAGCCCCGATCACCACCCGGGGATTGAATATCTCCAGTTTGCGATTAAATGCAAACGAAAAAATAAGCACAAAAACAGGCACGGTGGAAGCCAAAGGGGTAACCACGCTTGCCGGCGCCAGATCCAGGGCAATATAACGGACAAAATTTGCGACAAAACTCAAAAACCCGGCGGCAAAGAAGAACCCGGCCGCCCTTCCCGAGGTAGCGGAAATAGAAATACGTGTTTTTTGTTTCAGAAGTGAAAGGCTTAAAATAGCCGTTGCCGCAACAAATGATACAAAGGCGCCTGCAACAGGGGATCCGATGCCGTCAAGTCCCAATTTGACGAAGATGGGGGCCACCCCCCACGACACCCCCGCACCGAGTCCCAAGACAAACGCTCTGGCCGGGATCCGGTAGAGAGATTCAGAGGATTTTTGAGTTCGCTGGGAGTTTAAACCGGTCAGGGTGATTCCCGTTAAGATCAGAAAAACGCCGATCCCCAGGCCCCAGCCCAAAGGTTCCCGCAGAACCGTAACGCCGATCACAACGGATATCAGGATATCCGAACGGCTGAGGATGTTGGCGATATTTGCGCCCACCAGCTGGATGCATTTATAATTTAAGGTGCGGCCGAATACAAAATGAACAATCCCTGCCAGTGACAGCCAGACATACCCTTGCCAGGTAAAGTTCAGGAGGGTGTGAATCTGGCCGGTAAATGCAATGACGAGAAACAGCAGCGGCACCGCCATGGAGACGCTGATGAGGATGCCGACGCTGATATCGACAACGATAATGACCGCGCGGCGAAGAAAAATCGCATTCAGTGCAAATGACATGGCCGACAGCAGTGCAAAGAGGGAGCCGAGCATAAACTACAACTCTAAGTGAACAGAAACAAA carries:
- a CDS encoding DUF6488 family protein, which codes for MIQFDNIIRHKATRIWLSVLFLFFTALAVAHGPKGHDEMEFSALMAVKKGVELYDRLVVSDKLDESWEIDLENLNVFKKTIDNQEGFVVKFSRAKGEPKSVYIFFSQKGEYMGSNFTGD
- a CDS encoding SPOR domain-containing protein; translated protein: MTESNKDVDKKLKTSAKPGGSPPAKGDKTDTDTAKTKGLLDELDSKLDDLFGFDEKEAEEAEDHQIIKSPFDDIKETSTVPKTADPVKDKAEEVKTVAPSPPAAPPKKEADASAPGKIAPAATDSIKTTVQKQKEPLPSIKKAQSAPIAKAPTVGKKPQPSPVEKSKPAPIAVPDSKAPKTPTVKPAAPAPQKPEIKPVGKSVSGQIKQKPLELGSFQPIHPNEIEESRKKTDSSKPTKAETADKLKTKSDLPGKLQIKEQRPANAAAVKKPADKIPAGKDPKEKPIISKTKSGPRPEKISPIKDIKTPVPAKPVESKKESKKSDPKQGKKKSIVLKLAIGGIILVGGMIALLTFFQTQDPSRQSQPVAAPTVNKIIKPPAKAPETKPTPPTAQTIPKRPEPAVSQPDVPPTATPAHEKKSAPPTTPAKNAADEIKDFLQEWKTAWEKSAGEKGDTDAFMSFYAEGFTSNGLDKNKWRRNKAEKNRRKAWIRITLDKINIIGPLGNGRYEARFTQAYQSSNYADTSNQVLVLQKEASDWKIIGTNPQTSTSSYPYSLHDGSYRTLTATREAIEAYRKMGLEAYWTSVDLGEKGTWYRVFIGYYNNLASARRIIEVKSLTDVRPEETRYANLIGTYASEDDLQPKRRLIAESGYSPYVIMDDNGKLSLYVGAHVSLKNAEKLSDELSARGISSRVVER
- a CDS encoding multicopper oxidase domain-containing protein translates to MINRRKFLQLSSAGALGCLAGVPGGFLNLPVASAATAISPAFVPDVEIALTAAPDQAQIMAGRPTHVWKYTGKLLRGKQDNMTNNDNTYLGPTIRIQKGQKVRIHFQNRIPDPSIIHWHGLHVPADMDGHPRYVIPRGENYVYEFEVRNRAGMYWYHPHPHGRTGHQVYGGLAGLFIVSDDEEKSVALPADPYDIPLVIQDRIFDGNNQLSYPVQNMMERMTGLLGDRILVNGKPEYTLSVATRAYRLRLLNGSNSRVYKLAWEDGSPLVVIGSDGGLLEKPVQKNYVMLGPAERIELWADFSKYPVGSDPAMVSLSFDAGTLNGGGRGRGMMGGSALLPNGYPFTVFKVQVDRKEKETLVLPQRFSAIQRYQESAAVNSGSPRTFRLLLNHMNWTINGRTFRMEEVADDEIVQLNTLDVWEFVNEPGGMGMMGAMDMPHPIHIHGMQFQVLGRSGVKHRGYVDEGWKDTVLLMPGERVKLLVRFEDYPGLFLYHCHNLEHEDMGMMRNYYVRKI
- a CDS encoding heavy-metal-associated domain-containing protein — protein: MEEKTLSIFNITCGHCVNAIKNELSEIDGVKEVIGSPENKNITVKWDLPATLDKIKAALKEINYPAV
- a CDS encoding SLC13 family permease, which gives rise to MSALVVAFGPGVMPATNARALGLTIFTIGFWATGVLPEYLTSLVFFVLAMLFSVSPGYVVFSGFASSVVWLVFGGLLLGVAIKRTGLGERIANQLALKFGKTYGSIIIGMVVVGMALSFLIPATVSRVILLTPIASALAARFGFREGSKGYTGIIMAAVFGTFLPAFSVLPANAPNLVMAGSAETLYGITTIYGEYLWLHFPVLGLLKAVLLIGLILGLYPDTPRLNIPNEVSHTPLSVDEKRLAVILTLTIGFWLTDFWHHISPAWIGLSAGVVCLLPVFRLVPTEGFRHEVNYGTVFFLAGIIGFSAMLRDSGVGDHLAKFLLAVFPLAPDSPVLNYITIIIATFLTGIATTLPAVPAVLTPLAGQMAQAAALPVETVLMIQVIGFSLLLFPYQAPPVVLAIQMGGLKPKAVVHFLILVTIASGLFLLPINFLWWRFIGWI
- a CDS encoding heavy metal translocating P-type ATPase, with product MAEQNVSLPITGMTCANCAANIERGFKKLNGIKAAAVNFASEQAAVTFDPVKLQVKDIVENIHKSGYAVATAKVELPITGMTCANCAGNIERALNRKVPGVLNAAVNFASERASVEYLPSLATVDDIIGAIQKAGYGAIAPDDLMDGEDAEQAARNAEIRDQTRKFIAGAVFALPLFTLSMLRDFNLIGPWGHAAWVNWLFLFLATPVQFYTGWDYYVGGIKSLRNKSANMDVLIALGSSVAYFYSLAVLLLPHVGEHVYFETSAVIITLIKLGKLLEVRTKGKTGGAIRKLMGLQPKTATVIVNGDEQEIPLTRVKADDTVIVRPGEKIPVDGVVLEGLSAVDESMLSGEPIPVDKNPGDKVVGGTINGHGLIKFKATRVGKETALAQIIKLVQEAQGSKAPIQAIADRVSAIFVPTVIAIAVITFGLWWGITGDFVPAMIRMVAVLVIACPCALGLATPTAIMAGTGKGAENGILFKKGEALENATKLDTIVLDKTGTITIGKPAVADVLSFDPVYQTPESFLKLAASLERGSEHPLGKAIVNEAKSKGLKLWDPEGFKASGGFGVEARVDGHSVKLGKPKWFDELNIDISQAKDKIESLQGEGKTVMVLVREDALSGLIAVSDMLKPESAEAIRQLHEQNLKVVMLTGDNIQTAKAIALQVHIDEIFAEVRPEEKSLKIKELQNKKENVGMVGDGINDAPALAQADIGIAIGTGTDVAIESGDVILSSGSLTGVSKAIALSRKTMRTIRQNLFLAFFYNVVLIPVAAGVLAPFAFFPMALKQLHPILAALAMAMSSISVVSNSLRLYRAKIE
- a CDS encoding MFS transporter, producing MKNENHSETVFTSGAGIRQGSYLILTCFFFAHATFHFMSQSFSVMLPAVKTSFGISPIQLGAIMTAHELAAGLSSLPGGILSDYLRRHRALLMAACMVVFGLGWLLISVAPFYGFVLVGMIILAIAGSIWHLPSLAELGLQFSNHRGAALAIHGSGGSMGDIFGPVLTGLLLGFISWQSILSMYFIVPLIMAGWIYYTFFIIDKTKNKTPESHVEKKADFKEQLAITKDILKRTHLWRVNFVAGFRGMCFAVIVTFLPLFMKEQLGFSSKSIGFHFGLLWAIGIVASPLMGHLSDRWGRKQVLVPALLYSCLLITLMAFFGKGAIFTLLIVLLGFSIRSDYSLVSATILDIAGNRVATTILGVQSLTRYLMGAVSPLIAGALYQYSGMRATLLYVAVLFACAAFIFSTVDLGQKAEMS